A genomic window from Phocoena sinus isolate mPhoSin1 chromosome 20, mPhoSin1.pri, whole genome shotgun sequence includes:
- the MRPS23 gene encoding 28S ribosomal protein S23, mitochondrial, whose product MAGSRLETVGSIFSRTRDLMRASVLKEKPLWFDIYNAFPPLREPVFRRPRLRYGKAKAHIQDIFYYEDRIRAKFYSTYGSGQKAFDLFNPNFKSTCQRFVEKYIELQKLGETDEEKLFVEAGKALLAEGVILRRVGEARTQQDGSHISWKSEPMGVKPQTALEENQSLKEDPQAQHLGAPGEQSTGLSPP is encoded by the exons ATGGCGGGGAGCCGCCTGGAAACCGTGGGGAGCATTTTCTCGCG GACGCGGGACCTGATGCGGGCTAGTGTGTTGAAGGAGAAGCCCCTCTGGTTTGACATATATAATGCCTTCCCGCCACTGAGGGAGCCGGTCTTCCGAAGGCCCCGCTTGCGATACGGCAAAGCGAAAGCTCACATCCAGGACATCTTCTACTACGAGGATCGGATTAGAGC GAAATTTTATTCAACCTATGGATCTGGTCAAAAAGCTTTTGATCTGTTCAATCCAAACTTCAAGTCTACCTGTCAACG GTTTGTGGAGAAGTACATTGAGCTACAGAAACTTggagaaacagatgaagagaAGTTATTTGTGGAAGCAGGGAAGGCTTTATTGGCAGAAGGTGTCATTTTAAGACGAGTAGGAGAGGCAAGGACT CAACAGGATGGTAGTCACATTTCCTGGAAATCTGAACCCATGGGTGTCAAGCCCCAGACTGCGTTGGAGGAGAACCAGTCTCTGAAAGAAGATCCACAGGCCCAGCATTTGGGGGCACCTGGAGAACAGTCAACAGGCCTCTCACCTCCCTGA